Proteins encoded in a region of the Puniceibacterium sp. IMCC21224 genome:
- the xdhA gene encoding xanthine dehydrogenase small subunit, whose product MDITFLLNGESVSLRDVDPTVTLLDWLREERGLTGTKEGCNEGDCGACTVMITDHSGAARALNACILLLPQLQGRAVRTVEGIIGPNGTLHPMQQAMIDCHGSQCGFCTPGFVVSMVTAHCNGDTRFDDALAGNLCRCTGYAPIIRAANSAASAPIPTWLDDGAKLAAGASTESGRTFDAIASGTTPAAVQTTTAQAPETIDALADAFAAQPDATLIAGATDVGLWVTKQFRPLGPVIFLNRCRELQEISETEDEIYIGAGVTMDRVLDSVRPHHPSYGEMIRRYGSAQVRAAATIGGNIANGSPIGDNPPALIALDATLHLRSRDTSRAIQIGAFFREYGKQDRAPGEFVAAVSIPRQPDRLKCYKLSKRFDQDISAVCGCLSVTVDDGVVTAARIAYGGMAGIPKRASAVETALIGNAWTLRSIAKADPAWEQDFAPLSDMRASAEYRLTAARNMLTRYFHEDNGTPANVHEVSA is encoded by the coding sequence ATGGATATTACATTTCTTCTGAACGGAGAGAGTGTGTCGCTGCGGGATGTCGATCCAACGGTCACGCTGCTCGACTGGCTGCGCGAGGAACGCGGCCTCACCGGCACCAAAGAGGGCTGCAACGAAGGTGATTGTGGCGCCTGTACGGTGATGATCACGGATCATTCGGGGGCGGCGCGCGCGTTGAATGCCTGCATTCTTTTGCTGCCGCAGCTCCAAGGCCGTGCAGTGCGCACCGTTGAGGGGATTATCGGCCCCAATGGCACGCTGCATCCGATGCAGCAGGCGATGATTGACTGCCATGGCTCGCAATGCGGATTCTGCACACCGGGCTTTGTGGTGTCGATGGTCACAGCACATTGCAATGGCGACACCCGATTTGACGATGCTCTGGCCGGCAATCTGTGCCGCTGCACCGGTTACGCACCGATCATCCGTGCGGCGAACAGTGCGGCTTCGGCCCCCATTCCCACCTGGCTGGACGACGGCGCAAAGCTCGCGGCAGGGGCGAGCACTGAAAGCGGTCGGACCTTTGACGCAATAGCCTCTGGCACCACGCCCGCCGCAGTTCAAACCACCACAGCACAGGCACCAGAGACCATCGACGCCCTTGCCGACGCCTTTGCCGCGCAACCCGACGCAACTCTGATCGCCGGCGCCACCGATGTCGGTCTATGGGTGACCAAGCAATTCCGCCCACTTGGGCCGGTGATTTTCCTCAACCGCTGCCGCGAGCTTCAGGAAATCTCGGAAACGGAAGACGAAATATACATCGGCGCAGGAGTGACCATGGACCGCGTGCTGGACTCGGTCCGCCCGCACCATCCGTCTTACGGCGAAATGATCCGTCGATATGGCTCGGCCCAGGTCCGCGCCGCCGCCACCATTGGCGGCAACATCGCCAACGGCTCGCCCATCGGTGACAATCCCCCCGCGCTGATTGCACTGGATGCCACGCTGCATCTGCGCAGCCGTGACACCAGCCGCGCCATCCAGATCGGTGCCTTTTTTCGTGAATATGGCAAACAGGACCGCGCCCCCGGTGAATTTGTCGCGGCGGTATCGATCCCGCGCCAGCCCGACCGGCTGAAATGCTATAAACTGTCCAAGCGGTTTGATCAGGATATCTCTGCTGTCTGCGGTTGCCTGTCTGTCACGGTTGACGACGGCGTCGTCACCGCCGCGCGCATCGCCTATGGCGGCATGGCGGGCATCCCCAAACGCGCCTCTGCGGTCGAAACCGCTCTGATCGGCAATGCCTGGACTCTGCGCAGCATCGCCAAAGCCGACCCCGCCTGGGAGCAGGATTTCGCGCCCCTGTCGGACATGCGTGCCAGCGCAGAATACCGCCTGACCGCTGCCCGTAACATGCTGACCCGCTATTTCCACGAGGACAACGGCACCCCGGCCAATGTTCACGAGGTCTCTGCATGA
- the dnaE gene encoding DNA polymerase III subunit alpha, with protein MSQHPRFVHLRVHTEYSLLEGAVRLKKLPALCEAANMPAVAITDTNNLFAALEFSIAASGAGVQPIIGCQVDLRLADPAPGERPRDPAGLVLLAQNERGYQNLMKLNSCLYLRGDGQLAHVTSEDLAQHADGVICLSGGPDGPVGQLLQQGQRGAAEALMGRLAQIFGDRLYVELQRHPGESGLPENERASERGFVEMAYAMNLPLVATNDVYFPKSQMYEAHDALICIADGAYVDQKEDRRKLTPQHYFKSPQEMATLFADLPEAIENTVEIARRCAFMAYRRDPILPKFADNEIEELRRQAKEGLVERLRVIPHATSVEDYEKRLEFELGIIEGMGFPGYFLIVADFIKWAKDQNIPVGPGRGSGAGSLVAYALTITDLDPLRYSLLFERFLNPERVSMPDFDIDFCMDRREEVIRYVQDRYGRDKVGQIITFGALLSKAAVRDIGRVLQMPYGQVDRLSKMIPVEGVKPVSIEKALADEPRLREEARNEEVVARLLEYGQQVEGLLRNASTHAAGVVIGDRPLDELVPLYQDPRSDMPATQFNMKWVEQAGLVKFDFLGLKTLTVIQNAVDLIKKGGRHLHIAADGTELYEPPEVAIDDIGAIPLDDEASYKLYAAAKTVAVFQVESSGMMDALKRMKPTCIEDIVALVALYRPGPMENIPTYCEVKNGLKERESVHPLIDHILEETQGIIVYQEQVMQIAQVMAGYSLGGADLLRRAMGKKIKEAMDAERPKFEKGAGENGVAKKKASEVFDLLEKFANYGFNKSHAAAYAVVSYQTAWLKANHPVEFMAGVMNCDIHLTDKLSNYFEEVRKGLSLPYVPPCVNRSQASFDVQDGALVYALGALKNVGLDAMRLVVEGRSDKPFVNLFDVARRVDLKRVGKRPLEMLARAGAFDQLDSNRRRVFEALDPLVGYSAAIHEQKASAQVSLFGEAGDDLPEPRLPPVNDWMPAERLSEEFKAIGFYLSGHPLDDYMGALKRKNVLTLDELMVKAERGACVAKLAGVVAGRQERKSARGNRFAFAQLSDTTGNYEVTLFSETLEKSREFLETGAKVVVTVEATMESDQLKLLGRSVAPVDVAVADAGSSGLRIFVDDAAAIAHIASVLGRAADQLPKAARGPVQLCLSHAGLPGEVEIALDQQFPVNPEIKGAIKSLGGILAVEEF; from the coding sequence ATGTCTCAGCATCCTCGATTCGTTCATCTGCGTGTTCACACCGAATATTCCCTGCTCGAAGGCGCCGTGCGGCTGAAAAAGCTGCCCGCGCTTTGCGAGGCGGCGAATATGCCGGCCGTGGCGATCACCGACACCAACAACCTGTTTGCCGCGCTGGAGTTTTCGATTGCGGCCAGCGGGGCAGGGGTGCAGCCGATTATCGGCTGTCAGGTTGATCTGCGGCTTGCCGATCCTGCTCCGGGCGAACGGCCACGTGATCCCGCGGGCCTTGTCCTGCTGGCGCAGAATGAGCGTGGCTACCAGAACCTGATGAAGCTCAACTCGTGCCTCTATTTGCGCGGTGACGGGCAGTTGGCGCATGTCACGTCCGAAGATCTGGCGCAGCACGCCGACGGCGTCATCTGTCTGAGTGGCGGGCCCGACGGGCCGGTCGGACAATTGTTGCAACAGGGTCAGCGCGGGGCCGCTGAGGCGCTGATGGGGCGTCTGGCGCAGATCTTTGGTGACCGGCTGTATGTCGAATTGCAGCGCCACCCCGGCGAGTCGGGGCTGCCCGAGAATGAGCGCGCCTCAGAGCGCGGTTTTGTCGAGATGGCCTATGCGATGAACCTGCCGCTGGTCGCCACCAACGACGTTTATTTCCCGAAATCCCAGATGTACGAAGCGCATGACGCGCTGATCTGTATCGCCGACGGGGCCTATGTCGATCAAAAGGAAGACCGGCGCAAACTGACGCCGCAGCACTACTTTAAATCGCCGCAAGAGATGGCAACGCTGTTCGCCGATCTGCCCGAAGCGATCGAGAACACGGTCGAAATCGCGCGTCGTTGCGCCTTTATGGCCTACCGGCGCGACCCGATCCTGCCGAAATTCGCCGATAACGAGATTGAGGAACTGCGCCGTCAGGCCAAAGAAGGTTTGGTCGAACGGCTGCGGGTGATCCCGCATGCGACCAGCGTCGAAGACTATGAAAAGCGGCTCGAATTCGAACTGGGCATTATCGAGGGCATGGGATTTCCCGGCTATTTCCTGATCGTTGCCGATTTCATCAAATGGGCCAAGGATCAGAACATTCCCGTCGGGCCGGGGCGAGGGTCTGGCGCTGGTTCCCTCGTCGCCTACGCGCTGACCATTACCGATCTTGATCCGCTGCGATATTCCTTGCTGTTCGAACGCTTCCTGAACCCGGAACGGGTTTCGATGCCCGACTTTGACATCGACTTTTGCATGGACCGCCGGGAAGAGGTGATCCGCTATGTGCAGGATCGCTATGGCCGCGACAAGGTCGGCCAGATCATCACGTTCGGTGCGCTGCTGTCCAAGGCGGCAGTGCGCGATATCGGCCGTGTGTTGCAGATGCCTTACGGCCAGGTTGACCGCCTGTCCAAGATGATCCCGGTCGAGGGCGTGAAACCTGTCAGCATCGAAAAGGCGCTGGCGGATGAGCCGCGCCTGCGCGAAGAGGCCCGCAACGAAGAGGTCGTCGCCCGACTGCTCGAATATGGCCAACAGGTTGAAGGGCTGTTGCGCAACGCCTCGACCCACGCCGCCGGGGTTGTGATCGGCGACCGTCCACTGGATGAGCTGGTGCCGCTCTATCAGGATCCGCGATCCGATATGCCCGCGACGCAGTTCAACATGAAATGGGTCGAACAGGCCGGTCTGGTGAAATTCGACTTTCTGGGCCTGAAAACCCTGACCGTGATCCAGAATGCCGTTGACCTGATCAAGAAGGGCGGGCGGCATTTGCACATCGCCGCCGATGGCACGGAGCTTTATGAACCGCCCGAGGTGGCGATCGACGATATCGGCGCGATTCCGCTGGATGACGAGGCGTCGTACAAACTCTATGCAGCGGCCAAGACTGTGGCGGTGTTTCAGGTGGAATCCAGCGGCATGATGGACGCGCTGAAGCGGATGAAGCCGACCTGCATCGAGGATATCGTGGCGCTGGTCGCGCTCTACCGTCCCGGACCGATGGAGAATATTCCGACCTATTGCGAGGTCAAAAACGGCCTCAAGGAACGCGAATCCGTCCACCCGCTGATCGACCATATCCTTGAGGAAACCCAAGGGATCATCGTTTATCAGGAACAGGTGATGCAGATCGCGCAGGTCATGGCCGGCTACAGCCTTGGCGGCGCCGACCTGCTGCGCCGCGCCATGGGTAAAAAGATCAAAGAGGCGATGGACGCCGAACGCCCCAAGTTCGAAAAGGGCGCGGGTGAAAACGGTGTGGCCAAGAAAAAGGCCTCCGAAGTCTTCGATCTACTGGAAAAATTCGCCAACTACGGTTTCAACAAATCGCACGCGGCGGCCTATGCGGTGGTCAGCTATCAGACCGCATGGCTCAAGGCGAACCACCCGGTCGAATTCATGGCCGGGGTGATGAACTGCGATATCCACCTGACTGACAAGCTGTCGAACTATTTCGAAGAGGTCCGCAAGGGGTTGTCGCTGCCCTATGTGCCGCCCTGCGTGAACCGGTCTCAGGCCTCTTTTGACGTCCAGGACGGCGCGCTGGTCTATGCGCTGGGCGCACTCAAGAATGTCGGTCTTGATGCGATGCGGCTGGTGGTCGAGGGTCGCAGCGACAAGCCCTTTGTCAACCTGTTCGACGTGGCGCGGCGGGTGGATCTGAAGCGTGTCGGCAAACGCCCACTGGAAATGCTGGCGCGGGCCGGAGCGTTTGATCAGCTCGATTCCAACCGGCGACGGGTGTTCGAAGCGCTTGACCCGTTAGTGGGATATTCAGCGGCGATCCATGAACAAAAGGCATCGGCACAGGTATCGCTGTTTGGAGAAGCGGGCGACGATCTGCCCGAACCGCGTCTGCCGCCGGTGAACGACTGGATGCCCGCCGAACGTCTGAGTGAGGAATTCAAGGCTATCGGCTTTTACCTCTCGGGTCATCCTCTGGATGATTACATGGGGGCGCTGAAGCGCAAGAATGTCCTGACGCTGGATGAACTTATGGTCAAGGCCGAGCGCGGCGCCTGCGTCGCCAAACTCGCGGGTGTGGTTGCCGGTCGGCAAGAGCGCAAGTCGGCGCGTGGCAACCGGTTTGCCTTTGCACAATTATCCGACACAACCGGAAATTACGAGGTGACGCTGTTTTCCGAGACACTGGAAAAATCGCGCGAGTTTCTGGAAACCGGGGCCAAGGTGGTGGTCACGGTCGAAGCAACGATGGAGAGTGATCAGCTCAAACTGCTCGGCCGGTCTGTCGCGCCGGTTGACGTCGCAGTGGCCGATGCCGGGTCGTCGGGCTTGCGGATCTTTGTCGATGATGCGGCAGCGATTGCGCACATCGCGTCGGTTCTGGGACGCGCGGCGGACCAATTGCCCAAGGCGGCGCGCGGGCCGGTACAGTTGTGTCTGAGCCATGCAGGCCTGCCGGGCGAAGTTGAAATTGCCCTTGATCAGCAGTTTCCGGTCAATCCCGAGATCAAGGGCGCAATCAAGTCGCTGGGCGGTATCCTCGCGGTCGAAGAGTTCTGA